A genomic stretch from Solanum stenotomum isolate F172 chromosome 8, ASM1918654v1, whole genome shotgun sequence includes:
- the LOC125872733 gene encoding agamous-like MADS-box protein AGL29: MERKKTKGRQKIPMKKIENKDSMFATFTKRREGLYKKSSKLATECNADIGIMMISPTGKPHSFFHPTVDAVISRFQNPDMQLGESTNLEANVARNEVNQLKTRLEELDVIEDIAIAKKNSYEQMEETRQKGWWESTEQLNPDEVFIFETWLNETSSNLHHRLNQLEIEASSSMRYESFGV, translated from the coding sequence ATGGAGAGAAAAAAGACTAAAGGACGTCAAAAGATaccaatgaaaaaaattgaaaataaggatTCCATGTTTGCTACATTTACAAAGCGTCGTGAGGGTTTGTACAAAAAATCTAGCAAACTCGCTACAGAATGCAATGCTGACATTGGAATAATGATGATTTCCCCTACTGGTAAGCCtcattcattttttcaccctacAGTTGATGCAGTTATTTCTCGTTTTCAGAATCCTGATATGCAGTTAGGTGAAAGTACAAATCTAGAAGCGAATGTTGCTAGAAATGAAGTGAATCAACTCAAAACTAGGCTTGAAGAACTTGATGTCATAGAAGACATTGCGATTGCTAAGAAAAATTCTTATGAACAAATGGAAGAAACAAGACAAAAAGGTTGGTGGGAGTCGACTGAGCAGCTCAATCCAGATGAAGTGTTCATATTTGAAACTTGGTTAAATGAAACTAGTTCTAATTTACACCATCGTTTGAATCAATTAGAAATTGAAGCTTCATCCTCAATGAGATATGAATCTTTTGGAgtgtga